ACACTGGCGGGCTGGGCGTGGAGTCGGAGATGCAGTTCCACATCCAGAAGGCCGGGCTCAAGGTGGCCGAGGCGCCCATCAACGTCTCCTATCTCGACGGCAACAAGCGCAACCCGGTGGTGCAGGGCCTGCAGATCCTCGACTCCATCATCAGTCTGGTGGCCCGTCGCCGCCCGCTGTTGTTCTTCTCGTTGCCGGGCTTGATCCTGGCCGTGGCGGGCTTGGTGATGGGCGTGGACGTGGTGCTGACGATGAACCAGCTAGGCATCCTCAAGACCGGCACCGCCATCCTCTCCTCGATCGCCATCATCGGCGGCTTGATGCTGGGCGTGACCGGGGTGTTGCTGCACGCGCTGGCCGGTTTCGTCGAGCGGGTGCGCAGCGAGGTGGATTCGGTAGTAGCGAGCCGGCTCGAGGCCCTCAAGTAAGCGCGAGGCTTTGCCGATGGAGAAGGCCAAAACTGTGACGGTGGTGGGGGCCGGGTACGTGGGCCTGTCCACCGCGGTGGCCCTGGCCCTGCTGGGGAGCGAGGTCCGGGTGCTCGACACCAACGCCGCCCGCGTGGAAGGGCTGAAGCGGGGCGAGCCCCCCTTCTATGAACCGGGCTTGGCCGAGTCGCTGGCCGAGGCCGCGCCCCGCCTCCGCTACACCACCGACCCCGCCGAGGCCTACGACGGCAGCGAGGTCGCTATCGTCGCGGTGGGCACCCCGCCCACCCCGGCCGGCCACGCCGACCTGCGCTACCTCTACCAGGCCCTCGAGACCCTCGCCCAGCACCGCGTGGGGCTGGTGGTGATCAAGTCTACGGTGCCGGTGGGCACCAACCAGGAGGCCAAGCGCATCCTGGGGCCCGGCGTGGCGGTGGCCTCCAACCCCGAGTTTTTGCGCCAGGGCCAGGCCCTCTCCGACACGCTCTACCCCGAGCGCATCCTGGTGGGCGCGGAGGAGGAGTGGGTGTTCGGGGTGCTCGAGCGCCTCTACGGGCCCCTCGTCGAGCAGAGCTTCGAGGAGTTGCCCTGGCTGCCGCGTCCCAAGGCGTTGCGTGAGGCCGTCGCCCGGGGTTACCGCGTGCCGCTGGTGCGCACGGGGCTCGAGAGCGCCGAGCTCGCCAAGTACGCGGCCAACGCCTTCCTCGCCACCCGCATCTCCTTCATCAACGAGATCGCCAACGTGGCCGAGGCGGTGGGTGCCGACATCGAGGAGGTGGTGCAGGCCATCGGGCTCGACCCGCGCATTGGACCGCACTTCTTCAAGGCCGGCCTGGGCTACGGCGGGAGCTGCTTCCCCAAGGATACCCGCGCCCTGGCCTACCTCGCCAAGCGCGGCGGCTACGACTTCAAGCTGCTGCGCGCGGTGATCGAGGTCAATCAGGCCCAGCGCTACCGCCTGGTGGAGAAGGCCGAGGCCGTGCTGGGCCGCCTCAACGGCCAGACCGTCGTGCTGCTGGGGCTGGCCTTCAAGCCCGGCACCGACGACCTGCGCGAGGCGCCCAGCCTCGAGATCGCCGAGGAATTGCTGGCCCGCGGGGCCCGGGTGCGCGCCACCGACCCCAAGGCCCTCGAGCTCGCCAAGCAAATCCTCGACCCCCGCGTGGAGACCTTCACCGACCCGCTGGAGGCCGTGGAAGGCGCCGACGCCGTGCTGCTGGTGACCGAGTGGCCCGAGTACCGCGCCCTCGACTGGGCCGAGGTCAAGCGCCGCCTGCGCCGAGCGGTGGTGCTCGACGGTCGCAACGCCCTCGACCCCCGGGCCATGGAGGCGCTGGGCTACGTCTACCAGGGCATCGGGCGGGGGCGCAAGTTGTCGGAACTGGCCCTATGAGGCTGGCGAGATGCCGAACGCCCGACGCCGGACGCGGGTCGTACGTCGTACGCAAGACGCCTCGGCCCTTAGCTATCGGCTATCGACTATCGCCATAGGACCTCGCCATGCCTGAACTCAGCCTGCTGATCGTCGCCTACAACAGCCGTCCCGACCTCGAGCGCCTGCTCCCGAGCGTCTACGCCCAGGGCGTGGAGTGCGAGATCCTGGTGGTGGACAACAACCCCGCCGACGGCACCGGCGAGTGGCTGCGCCAGCACCACCCCGCCGTGCGCGTCGTGGTCAGTCCCAGAAACGGGGGCTACGCCGGGGGCAACAACTTCGGCATTCGCGAGGCGCGGGGGGAGTTCGTGCTGGTGCTCAACCCCGACACCGTGCTGCACCCGGGAGCCCTGCGAACGCTGCTCGAGGCCGCCCGCGCCCACCCCGACGCCCTGATCGGGGCCAAGCTGCTCAACCCCGACGGCACGGTGAACGCGGTGGGCAACCACATGCACTACTGCGGCATCACCACCTGCCGGGGCCTGGGCGAGCCGGCTGGCCGCCACCGCGGCCTCGAGCC
The window above is part of the Calidithermus timidus DSM 17022 genome. Proteins encoded here:
- a CDS encoding UDP-glucose dehydrogenase family protein, which produces MEKAKTVTVVGAGYVGLSTAVALALLGSEVRVLDTNAARVEGLKRGEPPFYEPGLAESLAEAAPRLRYTTDPAEAYDGSEVAIVAVGTPPTPAGHADLRYLYQALETLAQHRVGLVVIKSTVPVGTNQEAKRILGPGVAVASNPEFLRQGQALSDTLYPERILVGAEEEWVFGVLERLYGPLVEQSFEELPWLPRPKALREAVARGYRVPLVRTGLESAELAKYAANAFLATRISFINEIANVAEAVGADIEEVVQAIGLDPRIGPHFFKAGLGYGGSCFPKDTRALAYLAKRGGYDFKLLRAVIEVNQAQRYRLVEKAEAVLGRLNGQTVVLLGLAFKPGTDDLREAPSLEIAEELLARGARVRATDPKALELAKQILDPRVETFTDPLEAVEGADAVLLVTEWPEYRALDWAEVKRRLRRAVVLDGRNALDPRAMEALGYVYQGIGRGRKLSELAL